In Equus caballus isolate H_3958 breed thoroughbred chromosome 7, TB-T2T, whole genome shotgun sequence, one DNA window encodes the following:
- the ZPR1 gene encoding zinc finger protein ZPR1, with protein sequence MAADGAVEPGPPAAVAAPSSAPARAPASGRLFRPISAEDEEQQPTEIESLCMNCFRNGMTRLLLTKIPFFREIIVSSFSCEHCGWDNTEIQSAGRIQDQGVRYTLTVRTPEDMNREVVKTDSATTRIPELDFEIPAFSQKGALTTVEGLISRAVSGLEQDQPTRRANEDAIAERIDEFIVKLKELKQVASPFTLIIDDPSGNSFVENPHAPRKDDALVITHYNRTLQQEEMLGLQAEAPEEKPEEEDLRNEVLQFNTNCPECNAPAQTNMKLVQIPHFKEVIIMATNCENCGHRTNEVKSGGAVEPLGTRITLHITDPSDMTRDLLKSETCSVEIPELEFELGMAVLGGKFTTLEGLLKDIRELVTKNPFTLGDSSNPGHTEKLQEFSQKLDQILEGNLKVHFVMNDPAGNSYLQNVYAPEDDPEMKVERYKRTFDQNEELGLNDMKTEGYETGLAPQR encoded by the exons ATGGCGGCTGACGGGGCTGTGGAGCCCGGGCCCCCGGCGGCTGTTGCCGCCCCCTCGTCAGCCCCGGCCCGGGCTCCTGCCTCGGGGCGCTTATTCCGGCCCATCAGCGCCGAGGACGAGGAGCAGCAGCCCACCGAGATCGAGTCGCTATGCATGAACTGTTTCCGCAAC GGCATGACGCGCCTCTTGCTCACCAAGATCcccttcttcagagaaataatcGTGAGCTCCTTTTCCTGCGAGCACTGTGGCTGGGACAACACGGAGATCCAGTCGGCAGGCAGGATCCAGGACCAGGGAGTGCGCTACACTTTGACCGTCAGGACCCCGGAG gACATGAACAGAGAAGTAGTGAAGACTGACTCTGCCACCACGAGGATCCCAGAGTTGGATTTTGAAATTCCTGCCTTCAGTCAGAAGGGAG CTCTGACCACTGTTGAAGGCTTGATCAGCCGTGCTGTCTCTGGCCTGGAGCAGGATCAGCCCACACGAAGG GCAAACGAAGACGCTATAGCGGAAAGAATTGATGAGTTCATTGTCAAACTGAAAGAGCTAAAGCAAGTGGCCTCTCCTTTCACTCTG ATCATTGATGATCCCTCAGGGAACAGCTTTGTGGAAAACCCACATGCTCCCCGGAAAGATGATGCCCTGGTGATCACACACTATAACCGGACTCTGCAGCAGGAAGAGATGCTGGGGCTCCAG GCAGAGGCACCAGAAGAGAAGCCAGAAGAAGAAGATCTCAGAAATGAA GTGCTACAGTTCAACACAAACTGCCCGGAATGCAATGCTCCGGCTCAGACCAACATGAAGCTAGTTC AAATCCCCCACTTTAAGGAGGTTATCATCATGGCTACCAACTGCGAGAACTGCGGCCATCGGACCAACGAG GTGAAATCTGGAGGAGCAGTAGAGCCCTTGGGCACCAGGATCACCCTCCACATCACAGATCCCTCAGATATGACCAGAGACCTGCTCAAG TCTGAGACGTGTAGTGTGGAAATCCCAGAGCTGGAGTTTGAACTGGGAATGGCTGTCCTTGGTGGCAAGTTCACCACACTGGAAGGGCTGCTGAAAGACATCCGGGAACTG GTGACCAAGAACCCTTTCACACTGGGTGACAGTTCTAATCCTGGCCACACGGAGAAACTGCAGGAGTTTAGCCAGAAGTTGGACCAG ATCCTTGAGGGTAACCTGAAGGTCCACTTTGTTATGAACGATCCAGCAGGAAACAGCTACTTGCAG AACGTGTATGCACCTGAAGATGATCCTGAGATGAAGGTGGAGCGTTATAAGCGCACATTTGACCAAAACGAGGAGCTGGGGCTCAATGACATGAAGACGGAGGGCTATGAGACAGGCCTGGCCCCACAGCGGTAG